A genomic segment from Actinomadura hallensis encodes:
- a CDS encoding ATP/GTP-binding protein: MSPRRNRRAAFGPPPRRGGAPWAQETEEGPDGEWIVRAVPGAGAVKPYRCPGCDQTIPPGVGHVVAWRADDRDGRDRRHWHRPCWQARDRRSPRIMRSRGAPRY, translated from the coding sequence ATGAGCCCCCGCAGGAACCGGCGTGCCGCATTCGGCCCCCCGCCCCGGCGCGGCGGCGCACCGTGGGCCCAGGAGACCGAGGAGGGGCCGGACGGCGAATGGATCGTCCGGGCCGTGCCCGGGGCCGGTGCGGTCAAGCCGTACCGCTGCCCCGGGTGCGACCAGACGATCCCGCCGGGTGTCGGGCACGTCGTCGCGTGGCGGGCCGACGACCGGGACGGGCGGGACCGGCGGCACTGGCACCGTCCCTGCTGGCAGGCACGGGACCGCCGCTCGCCCCGCATCATGCGTTCGCGCGGCGCGCCGCGCTACTGA
- a CDS encoding SCO5389 family protein: MSLDVTPELLETARQGEVGDAAFVECIRTSLPYAWDMISGLVARLQVDGGDFADNLTPPPDEQARGQLLRVLASDAMRGALERHFGVRLAFQNCHRVAVFPAGESDAYRTFVTAREQILNQSPELRDC, from the coding sequence ATGTCTCTTGACGTGACCCCGGAACTCCTGGAGACGGCCCGGCAAGGAGAGGTCGGCGACGCCGCGTTCGTCGAGTGCATCAGAACGTCCCTCCCGTACGCGTGGGACATGATCAGCGGGCTGGTGGCCCGGCTCCAGGTGGACGGCGGCGACTTCGCCGACAACCTGACCCCGCCGCCGGACGAGCAGGCCCGCGGCCAGCTGCTGCGCGTCCTGGCGAGCGACGCCATGCGCGGCGCGCTGGAGCGCCACTTCGGTGTGAGGCTCGCGTTCCAGAACTGCCACCGTGTCGCCGTCTTCCCGGCCGGGGAGTCCGACGCCTACCGCACCTTCGTCACCGCCCGCGAACAGATCCTCAACCAGTCGCCCGAGCTCCGCGACTGCTGA
- a CDS encoding DivIVA domain-containing protein — MQSDIDAQLSNFFEDTPPREFDVVLRGYDRHQVDEHIKQLDNEVRQAREQTQALQRELSDAHRQLQEQERPTYSGLGARIEQLLRLAEEQATELVQAARSEANEIKAAAKVDAAEQRATAENDAAELRATAQREGEDLRNAAEREAEEVRTAARREADELTSTTEREVAKLRATADHEVAEKRAAAEREIAKLRTTTEREVAQLRASTKRERDEILTTAKRQADEMRAQAQRILEESEAQRAQAEAEFEIQLAARREEADRQDAERHNAAQAATQKLVAEAEQRAASAEQRAAKATQQAEQTRREADAHAKQLMANARKNSDQVIAEAKAQAEQLLAETKAEADRIRTAAQRQVDELTRQRDSITSHLNQLRQLIGGVAPNLGGDAQLAAPPEPAAIPAAEPKQAPQQAEQPRQQAAQPAKQAAPAKQAPQAKKSDEDDEDWWQE, encoded by the coding sequence ATGCAGTCCGACATCGACGCCCAGCTCAGCAACTTCTTTGAAGACACGCCCCCGCGCGAATTCGACGTGGTGCTTCGCGGCTACGACCGGCACCAGGTCGACGAGCACATCAAGCAGCTCGACAACGAGGTCCGGCAGGCGCGCGAGCAGACCCAGGCCCTCCAGCGGGAGCTGTCGGACGCCCATCGGCAGCTGCAGGAGCAGGAACGTCCCACCTACTCGGGTCTCGGCGCCCGCATCGAGCAGCTGCTCAGGCTCGCCGAGGAGCAGGCGACCGAGCTGGTGCAGGCGGCCCGCTCCGAGGCGAACGAGATCAAGGCCGCGGCCAAGGTCGACGCCGCCGAGCAGCGCGCCACCGCCGAGAACGACGCGGCGGAGCTGCGCGCCACCGCGCAGCGCGAGGGCGAGGACCTGCGCAACGCCGCCGAGCGCGAGGCCGAGGAGGTGCGCACCGCCGCCCGGCGCGAGGCCGACGAGCTGACCTCCACCACCGAGCGCGAGGTCGCCAAGCTGCGCGCCACCGCCGACCACGAGGTCGCCGAGAAGCGCGCCGCCGCGGAGCGGGAGATCGCCAAGCTCCGCACCACGACCGAGCGGGAGGTCGCGCAGCTGCGCGCGTCCACCAAGCGCGAGCGGGACGAGATCCTCACCACCGCCAAGCGGCAGGCCGACGAGATGCGGGCCCAGGCCCAGCGCATCCTGGAGGAGAGCGAGGCCCAGCGCGCCCAGGCCGAGGCCGAGTTCGAGATCCAGCTCGCCGCCCGGCGCGAGGAGGCCGACCGGCAGGACGCCGAGCGCCACAACGCCGCGCAGGCCGCCACGCAGAAGCTCGTCGCCGAGGCCGAGCAGCGCGCCGCGTCCGCGGAGCAGCGCGCCGCCAAGGCCACCCAGCAGGCCGAGCAGACCCGGCGCGAGGCCGACGCGCACGCCAAGCAGCTCATGGCCAACGCGCGCAAGAACTCCGACCAGGTCATCGCCGAGGCCAAGGCGCAGGCCGAGCAGCTGCTCGCCGAGACCAAGGCCGAGGCCGACCGCATCCGGACCGCGGCGCAGCGCCAGGTCGACGAGCTGACGCGCCAGCGCGACAGCATCACCAGCCACCTCAACCAGCTGCGCCAGCTCATCGGCGGCGTCGCCCCGAACCTCGGCGGGGACGCCCAGCTGGCCGCGCCGCCGGAGCCGGCCGCCATCCCCGCGGCCGAGCCCAAGCAGGCCCCGCAGCAGGCCGAGCAGCCCCGGCAGCAGGCCGCCCAGCCCGCGAAGCAGGCCGCGCCCGCCAAGCAGGCCCCTCAGGCCAAGAAGTCCGACGAGGACGACGAGGACTGGTGGCAGGAGTGA
- a CDS encoding AI-2E family transporter, with the protein MSKETPHGDGPESAPGAGRPATGPEVPAPSPPGDDENTTPPGPAPAEDDPSREPARSEGAEPEDERAEDERAESGPSEAEPADEGRSGDAQAEGERPEGDRDGGDDTAGGSRDKDAAEDDDENNDELLAPSGALRPEEIERPARERDPATGTPVRVAPSAPKAGRAVPVPGSPDPAHNVEQRRREAGVDQAFPFGRPGQPLGRAHPFVFGFTAALGVITAWLLVQAAANAKSVIVMIVVAMFLAVGLNPAVERLRKFGLPRGAAVAGVFLLVLLFFSGVVASLVQPITEQVNELRKSIPEYVEQLQNNRTLAEWDKRYGLLERAEKAVNSPDFQNSLTDTATGIGKVAINGVFQTITILILTLYFLSSLPQIKTFFYKLVPRSRRARVALLGDEILDRIGGYVAGQFTIAFIAGVASYIFLSILGVKYGLALSLIVAVTALIPLVGATIGAVVVALVAFLTGTTTDLIACVIFYVVYQQVENYVVYPRVMKRTVDVQPAVTIVAALVGAALLGVVGALLAIPTAAAISLLIREVAMPRQETL; encoded by the coding sequence GTGTCCAAGGAGACCCCTCACGGGGACGGGCCGGAGTCCGCACCGGGCGCCGGCCGTCCCGCGACCGGCCCGGAGGTGCCCGCTCCCTCACCGCCCGGCGACGACGAGAACACGACGCCCCCCGGGCCCGCTCCTGCCGAGGACGATCCCTCCCGGGAGCCCGCCCGCTCGGAAGGCGCGGAACCCGAGGACGAGCGAGCCGAGGACGAGCGGGCCGAGAGCGGCCCGTCCGAGGCCGAGCCGGCCGACGAGGGGCGTTCCGGGGACGCGCAGGCCGAAGGCGAGCGCCCGGAGGGCGACCGGGACGGCGGCGACGACACGGCCGGCGGGTCGCGGGACAAGGACGCCGCCGAGGACGACGACGAGAACAACGACGAGCTCCTCGCTCCCAGCGGGGCCCTCAGGCCCGAGGAGATCGAGCGGCCCGCGCGCGAGCGCGACCCCGCCACCGGGACGCCCGTGCGCGTGGCGCCGTCCGCGCCGAAGGCCGGGCGGGCGGTGCCGGTGCCGGGCTCGCCCGATCCGGCGCACAACGTCGAGCAGCGCAGGCGCGAGGCGGGCGTCGACCAGGCGTTCCCGTTCGGGCGCCCCGGCCAGCCGCTCGGCAGGGCCCACCCGTTCGTGTTCGGGTTCACCGCCGCGCTCGGCGTCATCACCGCCTGGCTGCTCGTGCAGGCCGCGGCCAACGCCAAGTCCGTGATCGTGATGATCGTGGTGGCGATGTTCCTCGCGGTCGGGCTGAACCCGGCGGTGGAGCGGCTCCGCAAGTTCGGGCTGCCGCGCGGGGCGGCGGTCGCCGGAGTGTTCCTGCTGGTGCTGCTGTTCTTCTCGGGGGTCGTGGCCTCCCTCGTCCAGCCGATAACCGAGCAGGTCAACGAGCTGCGCAAGAGCATCCCCGAGTACGTCGAGCAGCTGCAGAACAACCGGACGCTCGCCGAGTGGGACAAGCGCTACGGCTTGCTCGAACGCGCCGAGAAGGCGGTCAACAGCCCCGACTTCCAGAACAGCCTCACCGACACCGCCACCGGCATAGGCAAGGTCGCGATCAACGGCGTCTTCCAGACGATCACGATCCTGATCCTGACGCTGTACTTCCTCAGCTCGCTGCCGCAGATCAAGACGTTCTTCTACAAGCTGGTGCCGCGGTCCCGCCGGGCGCGGGTCGCGCTGCTCGGCGACGAGATCCTCGACCGGATCGGCGGCTACGTCGCCGGGCAGTTCACGATCGCGTTCATCGCGGGCGTGGCCTCGTACATCTTCCTGTCGATCCTCGGGGTGAAGTACGGGCTGGCGCTGTCGCTGATCGTCGCGGTGACCGCGCTGATCCCGCTCGTCGGCGCGACGATCGGCGCGGTGGTCGTCGCGCTGGTCGCGTTCCTGACCGGGACGACCACCGACCTGATCGCCTGCGTGATCTTCTACGTGGTCTACCAGCAGGTCGAGAACTACGTGGTGTACCCGCGGGTGATGAAGCGGACCGTGGACGTGCAGCCGGCGGTGACGATCGTGGCGGCGCTCGTGGGCGCGGCGCTGCTCGGCGTGGTCGGGGCGCTGCTGGCGATCCCGACGGCGGCGGCGATCTCGCTGCTGATCCGCGAGGTCGCGATGCCGAGGCAGGAGACGCTCTAG
- the nucS gene encoding endonuclease NucS: MRLVIARCSVDYAGKLTAHLPMAPRLILIKADGSVSVHADDRAYKPLNWMNPPCTLREEKYEENGAIARWTVTHAKSGERLILTIEAILHDSSHELGVDPGLQKDGVEAHLQELLARHITTLGEGYTLIRREFPTAIGPVDILCRDADSTTVAIEIKRRGEIDGVEQLTRYLELLNRDPHLAPVRGVFAAQEIKPQARVLAADRGIDCVTLDYDALRGIQHEGTLF, from the coding sequence GTGCGTCTCGTTATCGCCCGCTGCAGCGTCGACTACGCCGGCAAGCTCACCGCCCACCTCCCGATGGCCCCCCGCCTGATTCTGATCAAGGCGGACGGCAGCGTCAGCGTCCACGCCGACGACCGCGCCTACAAGCCGCTCAACTGGATGAACCCGCCCTGCACGCTGCGCGAGGAGAAGTACGAGGAGAACGGCGCCATCGCGCGCTGGACGGTCACCCACGCCAAGTCGGGCGAGCGGCTGATCCTCACCATCGAGGCGATCCTGCACGACAGCAGCCACGAGCTCGGGGTGGACCCCGGCCTGCAGAAGGACGGCGTGGAGGCGCACCTGCAGGAACTGCTCGCCCGGCACATCACCACGCTCGGGGAGGGCTACACGCTGATCCGGCGGGAGTTCCCCACCGCGATCGGCCCCGTCGACATCCTGTGCCGGGACGCCGACAGCACCACCGTCGCCATCGAGATCAAGCGGCGCGGCGAGATCGACGGCGTGGAGCAGCTCACCCGCTACCTGGAGCTGCTCAACCGGGACCCGCACCTGGCGCCCGTCCGCGGCGTGTTCGCCGCCCAGGAGATCAAGCCGCAGGCCCGCGTCCTCGCCGCCGACCGCGGTATCGACTGCGTCACACTCGACTACGACGCCCTCCGCGGCATCCAGCACGAGGGCACCCTGTTCTGA
- a CDS encoding alpha/beta hydrolase: MAEIRASTVLPARREDITLHTADGLELVGELALPAARPPVATLVCLHPLPTAEGMMDSHVLRKASYRLPALADLAVLRFNTRGTTSARGTSQGEFGEGETERYDVAAALEYTEYHDLPRPWLLGWSFGTELALKWGRDPLVEGLILLSPPLHRASDADLDAWGADGRPVVALVPELDDFLRPAEARERFKRIPQAEVIAVEKAKHLWVGEPYVRIVLNEIVRRVNPAAAPLPTEWDETVK; the protein is encoded by the coding sequence ATGGCGGAGATCAGGGCGTCCACCGTGCTGCCGGCGCGGCGTGAGGACATCACGCTGCACACGGCCGACGGCCTCGAACTGGTCGGCGAGCTGGCGCTGCCGGCCGCGCGGCCGCCGGTGGCGACGCTGGTGTGCCTCCATCCCCTGCCCACGGCCGAGGGGATGATGGACAGCCACGTCCTGCGCAAGGCGTCCTACCGGCTGCCCGCGCTCGCCGACCTCGCGGTCCTGCGGTTCAACACGCGCGGGACGACGTCGGCGCGCGGCACCAGCCAGGGCGAGTTCGGCGAGGGCGAGACCGAGCGGTACGACGTGGCGGCGGCGCTGGAGTACACCGAGTACCACGACCTGCCGCGCCCGTGGCTGCTCGGCTGGTCGTTCGGCACGGAGCTGGCGCTGAAGTGGGGTCGCGATCCGCTGGTGGAGGGCCTGATCCTGCTGTCCCCGCCGCTGCACCGCGCGAGCGACGCCGACCTGGACGCCTGGGGCGCCGACGGCCGGCCCGTGGTGGCGCTCGTCCCGGAGCTGGACGACTTCCTGCGCCCGGCGGAGGCGCGGGAGCGGTTCAAGCGCATCCCGCAGGCCGAGGTCATCGCGGTGGAGAAGGCCAAGCACCTGTGGGTGGGCGAGCCGTACGTGCGGATCGTCCTGAACGAGATCGTGCGGCGGGTCAACCCGGCGGCGGCCCCGCTGCCCACTGAATGGGACGAAACGGTCAAATAG
- a CDS encoding site-2 protease family protein, whose translation MRPSPVFLALVAAAVLCGLIAWRYGADPSRPAQIAVFGFVLAAWMVSLCLHEFGHAYLAYRSGDRSVASKGYLTLNPFKYSDAVLSFLIPVVFIMLGGIGLPGGAVWIERHAIRGRLRHSLISAAGPLSNVLFAVMLAVLYKNFAHQSHGVFWLGVAFLAFLQVTAAFLNLLPIPGLDGFGIVEPYLPRGLVDKVAPYGGYAFLILIALLWLGPFNKAFFDLIYTITGALGLGEVSIQVGHALFQWWSDLL comes from the coding sequence GTGCGGCCGAGCCCGGTGTTCCTCGCGCTCGTGGCGGCGGCGGTCCTGTGCGGCCTGATCGCCTGGAGGTACGGGGCCGACCCGTCCCGGCCGGCGCAGATCGCGGTCTTCGGGTTCGTCCTCGCGGCGTGGATGGTGTCGCTGTGCCTGCACGAGTTCGGGCACGCCTACCTGGCCTACCGGTCGGGCGACCGCAGCGTCGCCTCCAAGGGCTACCTCACGCTCAACCCCTTCAAGTACTCCGACGCCGTGCTGAGCTTCCTGATCCCGGTGGTGTTCATCATGCTCGGCGGGATCGGCCTGCCCGGCGGCGCCGTCTGGATCGAGCGGCACGCCATCCGCGGGCGGCTGCGGCACAGCCTGATCTCGGCCGCGGGCCCGCTGTCGAACGTCCTGTTCGCGGTCATGCTCGCGGTGCTGTACAAGAACTTCGCCCACCAGTCCCACGGCGTCTTCTGGCTGGGCGTGGCCTTCCTGGCGTTCCTCCAGGTCACCGCGGCGTTCCTGAACCTGCTGCCGATTCCGGGGCTGGACGGCTTCGGCATCGTCGAGCCCTACCTGCCGCGCGGCCTGGTCGACAAGGTCGCCCCTTACGGCGGCTACGCGTTCCTCATCCTCATCGCCCTGCTGTGGCTGGGGCCGTTCAACAAGGCGTTCTTCGACCTGATCTACACCATCACCGGCGCGCTCGGGCTGGGAGAGGTCTCCATCCAGGTCGGGCACGCGCTCTTCCAGTGGTGGTCCGACCTTCTCTGA
- a CDS encoding alpha/beta fold hydrolase: MTVQLYARDVGTGTPLVLLHAFPLSSAMWLAQREGLAGRFRVITPDLRGFGGSRLGDDEPSVDAMADDVARLFRYLGVRRAVVGGLSMGGYVAMALCRRHPDLVLGLVLAATRASADAEPVREARLRQAARLEREGTTAVLVDEVLPGLVGPTTLQRRALVYGRVRGLVQATPPRAAAWAQRAMAGRPDSFATLRGLRIPALVMIGDEDAPATEEEARAMADALPNAEMLVIPRAGHLCAVEQPDLFNQAVAEFAAALSRTSR, from the coding sequence ATGACCGTGCAGCTGTACGCCAGGGACGTCGGAACCGGCACGCCGCTCGTGCTGCTGCACGCGTTCCCGCTCTCCTCCGCGATGTGGCTCGCCCAGCGGGAGGGCCTCGCCGGCCGCTTCCGCGTCATCACCCCGGACCTGCGCGGGTTCGGCGGCTCCCGCCTCGGCGACGACGAACCGTCGGTCGACGCGATGGCCGACGACGTCGCCCGCCTGTTCCGGTACCTCGGCGTCCGGCGGGCCGTCGTCGGCGGGCTGTCCATGGGCGGGTACGTGGCGATGGCGCTGTGCCGGCGGCACCCCGACCTCGTCCTCGGCCTGGTCCTCGCCGCCACCCGCGCCTCCGCCGACGCGGAACCCGTCCGGGAGGCGCGGCTGCGGCAGGCGGCGCGCCTCGAACGCGAGGGCACCACCGCCGTCCTGGTGGACGAGGTGCTGCCCGGCCTGGTCGGCCCCACGACGCTGCAGCGGCGCGCCCTCGTCTACGGGCGCGTCCGCGGCCTCGTCCAGGCCACCCCTCCGCGCGCGGCCGCCTGGGCGCAGCGGGCCATGGCCGGGCGGCCGGACTCGTTCGCGACGCTGCGCGGCCTGCGCATCCCCGCCCTCGTCATGATCGGGGACGAGGACGCGCCGGCCACCGAGGAGGAGGCCCGCGCCATGGCCGACGCCCTGCCGAACGCGGAGATGCTCGTCATCCCGCGCGCCGGGCACCTGTGCGCGGTCGAGCAGCCCGACCTGTTCAACCAGGCCGTCGCCGAGTTCGCCGCCGCCCTGTCCCGCACCAGCCGCTGA
- a CDS encoding TetR/AcrR family transcriptional regulator: MSMATTTDATRERIIDAAEECFGRFGVAKTTVEDIAAAAKLSRATVYRSISGGRDELILAVVVRELHRFLDRLAERLRRERSVPEAIVEGTLDAIEYVRSAPTIAHFLVPEAAGHMQAAVAGAAEPVLSLCCDYVRPYFEQAQRQRTLRPDIDVEGTVEFLFRIITSLIVMDRDRDDDGLRRFLRTYVVPVIAAP, from the coding sequence ATGTCCATGGCCACCACCACCGACGCGACGCGTGAGCGGATCATCGACGCCGCCGAAGAGTGCTTCGGCCGGTTCGGCGTGGCCAAGACCACGGTCGAGGACATCGCCGCCGCGGCGAAGCTGTCCCGGGCGACCGTGTACCGCAGCATCAGCGGCGGGCGGGACGAGCTGATCCTCGCCGTGGTCGTCCGCGAGCTGCACCGGTTCCTCGACCGGCTCGCCGAGCGGCTGCGCCGCGAGCGGTCGGTGCCGGAGGCGATCGTCGAGGGCACGCTGGACGCGATCGAGTACGTCCGCAGCGCGCCCACGATCGCCCACTTCCTGGTGCCGGAGGCGGCGGGGCACATGCAGGCGGCGGTGGCCGGCGCGGCCGAGCCCGTCCTCTCGCTGTGCTGCGACTACGTCCGGCCCTACTTCGAGCAGGCGCAGCGGCAGCGGACGCTCAGGCCCGACATCGATGTGGAGGGGACGGTCGAGTTCCTCTTCCGCATCATCACCTCGCTGATCGTCATGGACCGGGACCGGGACGACGACGGGCTGCGCCGCTTCCTGCGCACCTATGTCGTTCCGGTCATCGCGGCGCCGTGA
- a CDS encoding LLM class flavin-dependent oxidoreductase: MRIGIFLLATRFPRPPETSRRAAGESAPDSGDAAALTRTVEAAVAAERAGFDDVWLAEHHFMSYGVVPSATLMAGHLLAVTRRVRVGTAVSVLSNRHPVALAEEAAMLALLSGGRFDLGVGRGGPWRDLEVFGTGLARYEHGFAESLDLLLAWLRSDRVGWSGEHFRFREVPVVPRAPVPPPVTVACTSPATEALAAERGLPMLLGMHVGADEKAAAVARHGLPDAPHVSAHVAQVADTREQAVKTLMEEMPRWLGPGLDGYVPVDDRPRPARDPVAYTRRMCELHPVGSPDDCAEALVTTVERTGVRRLALMVEAAGSRAATLENIARLGEEVLPMVRAAVPAEAGRDAGPAPRT, translated from the coding sequence GTGCGCATCGGAATCTTCCTGCTCGCCACTCGTTTCCCCCGCCCTCCCGAGACCTCCCGCCGAGCGGCCGGCGAGTCCGCCCCGGACTCCGGCGACGCCGCCGCGCTCACCCGGACCGTCGAGGCCGCGGTCGCCGCCGAGCGGGCGGGGTTCGACGACGTCTGGCTGGCCGAGCACCACTTCATGTCGTACGGGGTCGTCCCGTCGGCGACGCTCATGGCCGGGCACCTGCTGGCCGTCACCCGCCGGGTCCGCGTGGGGACGGCGGTGAGCGTGCTGTCCAACCGGCATCCGGTGGCGCTGGCGGAGGAGGCGGCGATGCTGGCGCTGCTGTCCGGCGGCCGTTTCGACCTGGGCGTGGGGCGCGGCGGCCCGTGGCGCGACCTGGAGGTGTTCGGCACCGGCCTGGCCCGCTACGAGCACGGCTTCGCCGAGTCCCTGGACCTGCTCCTCGCCTGGCTGCGCTCCGACCGGGTCGGCTGGTCGGGCGAGCACTTCCGCTTCCGCGAGGTGCCGGTCGTCCCGCGCGCACCGGTCCCTCCCCCGGTGACGGTCGCGTGCACGTCCCCCGCCACGGAGGCGCTCGCGGCGGAGCGGGGGCTGCCCATGCTGCTGGGCATGCACGTCGGCGCGGACGAGAAGGCGGCCGCCGTCGCCCGCCACGGCCTGCCGGACGCCCCGCACGTCTCCGCCCATGTCGCCCAGGTCGCCGACACCCGGGAGCAGGCCGTCAAGACGCTCATGGAGGAGATGCCGCGCTGGCTCGGCCCGGGGCTGGACGGTTACGTCCCCGTGGACGACCGTCCCCGCCCCGCCCGCGACCCCGTGGCCTACACGCGGCGGATGTGCGAGCTGCATCCGGTGGGCTCACCGGACGACTGCGCGGAGGCCCTCGTGACCACGGTGGAGAGGACGGGCGTCAGGCGCCTGGCCCTGATGGTCGAGGCGGCGGGCTCCCGCGCCGCGACGCTGGAGAACATCGCCCGCCTGGGCGAGGAGGTCCTGCCCATGGTCCGCGCCGCCGTCCCCGCAGAGGCGGGCCGGGACGCCGGGCCGGCGCCCCGGACGTGA
- a CDS encoding 3-hydroxyacyl-CoA dehydrogenase family protein has translation MSGGSFSRVGVVGLGTMGAGIAEVLARGGLSVVGVEVNEDALERGRGHLETSTGRAVKRGRLTEDAQREILGRVALTTEFADLGDCDLVIEAVPERLDLKRTVFAELDRVCRDDAVLATNTSSLSVTDIAVGTGRPSKIVGVHFFNPAPVMKLVEVIATVLTEPDAVARVAELVKGLGKTPVTVGDRAGFVANRLLFGYLNQAASMLESGHATRDDIDTAMTVGGGLPMGPFTLMDLIGLDTCVEVLDAIYAESRDRRHAASPLLRELVTAGLLGRKTGRGFYDYDRSAAGASETAESAADGPKPVVGIVGVGPLADAIAALCDRAGAEVRDSAARLAGCDLVVEAAEDAEAGRALLSAAAQAAGPDAVLAVTSADGQVIEQAMATGRPADVVGLHLPDPAGTLAEIAATVATAPGVADRAAGIAARLGLTPVRCRDRAGFIVDALRFPYLNDAAAMLGAGYADADSIDAAMTLGCGYPTGPIADLDRLGLDRAVAVLRALHAETREPALAPVPLLTEHVAAGRPLR, from the coding sequence ATGAGTGGTGGTTCGTTCAGCAGAGTCGGGGTCGTCGGACTGGGCACCATGGGCGCGGGCATCGCCGAGGTGCTCGCGCGCGGCGGCCTCAGCGTCGTCGGCGTCGAGGTGAACGAGGACGCGCTGGAGCGCGGCCGCGGGCACCTGGAGACCTCCACCGGGCGGGCGGTGAAACGCGGCCGGCTCACCGAGGACGCGCAGCGGGAGATCCTCGGCCGGGTCGCGCTGACGACCGAATTCGCCGATCTGGGCGACTGCGACCTCGTCATCGAGGCAGTGCCCGAGCGGCTCGACCTGAAGCGCACGGTCTTCGCCGAGCTGGACCGGGTGTGCCGGGACGACGCCGTCCTCGCCACCAACACCTCGTCGCTGTCGGTCACCGACATCGCGGTCGGCACCGGACGCCCCAGCAAGATCGTCGGGGTGCACTTCTTCAACCCGGCGCCCGTGATGAAGCTGGTCGAGGTCATCGCGACCGTCCTGACCGAGCCGGACGCGGTCGCCCGCGTCGCCGAGCTGGTCAAGGGCCTCGGCAAGACCCCCGTCACGGTCGGGGACCGCGCCGGGTTCGTCGCGAACCGGCTGCTGTTCGGCTACCTGAACCAGGCCGCGTCGATGCTGGAGTCCGGGCACGCGACCCGCGACGACATCGACACCGCGATGACCGTCGGCGGCGGCCTGCCGATGGGCCCGTTCACCCTCATGGACCTGATCGGCCTCGACACCTGCGTCGAGGTGCTGGACGCGATCTACGCCGAGTCGCGGGACCGCCGCCACGCCGCCTCGCCGCTGCTGCGGGAGCTCGTCACCGCCGGGCTGCTCGGCCGCAAGACCGGCCGCGGCTTCTACGACTACGACAGGTCCGCCGCCGGGGCGTCCGAGACCGCGGAGTCGGCCGCGGACGGCCCGAAGCCGGTGGTGGGCATCGTCGGCGTCGGCCCCCTCGCCGACGCGATCGCCGCGCTGTGCGACCGGGCCGGCGCCGAGGTCCGCGACTCCGCGGCCCGGCTCGCCGGCTGCGACCTCGTCGTGGAGGCGGCCGAGGACGCGGAGGCCGGGCGGGCGCTGCTGTCGGCCGCCGCCCAGGCCGCCGGACCCGACGCGGTCCTGGCCGTCACGTCGGCGGACGGCCAGGTCATCGAGCAGGCGATGGCCACCGGCCGCCCCGCGGACGTCGTCGGCCTGCACCTGCCCGACCCGGCCGGGACGCTCGCCGAGATCGCCGCGACCGTCGCCACCGCGCCGGGGGTCGCCGACCGGGCCGCCGGGATCGCCGCGCGCCTCGGCCTCACCCCCGTCCGCTGCCGCGACCGCGCCGGCTTCATCGTGGACGCCCTGCGCTTCCCCTACCTCAACGACGCCGCCGCCATGCTCGGCGCCGGCTACGCCGACGCCGACTCGATCGACGCCGCGATGACGCTCGGCTGCGGCTACCCGACCGGGCCCATCGCCGACCTCGACCGCCTCGGCCTGGACCGCGCCGTCGCCGTCCTGCGCGCGCTCCACGCGGAGACCCGCGAGCCCGCCCTCGCGCCCGTGCCCCTTCTCACCGAGCACGTGGCGGCCGGGCGGCCGCTCCGCTGA